ACAATGCCCTTGCCGAGCGGTTGCAATTGATGAGTGACCCCTATGGGGATAGGGCTGTAGTTCCCTTGGATGATATTAATATGTGGATGAAACCAGGTGATATTGCCAAATATCCTTATGCTTACGATTTCAGAAGATATTCAAGCGTTAATCCGTTTCGGATGGACCAGGATTTATGGGCTGAAGATGGATCTTACTTTAAGTTAAATAGTGTGACGCTCTCTTACATGTTTACGAAAAATGCGGTTAGAAGATATGGACTTGAGCGTCTACGGATATATATATCAGCCGACAATGTAACTACACTCTCAAAGTACAGTGGGCCTAATCCCGAAAATGTCAGCACGATGGGAAGGGACGCTTCTGGAGGATATCCAGTGCCTAGGCAATATAATGTTGGTGTTAATATTGATTTTTAATCGATCTTTAGGATGAAAACAAAAAGAAATATAGGAAGAATAGCGTTTGTCATATGTCTATGTACAAGCGTCTTGGTGGGCTGTAAGAAATTTTTGACCGTGGAGCCGATCGATAGACTTACGGGTAACAATTTCTATCAGTCGAAAGAGGATGTAGAGGCAAATATCGCGCGTATTTATAGTCAGTTTTTTGAAAAACTGAACGAGTCATGGGTAATCGGGGCGATTGGCGAAGCGAGGTCGGGAGAAATTTTTCCCTCCCCTACATCCGGATCGGATCGCATGATACTTCGCGATCTGGGAACCAATGATATGAATGCCGTGTATAACAATACATTGAGTGGTGGTCGGTCAAGTGGTTATGCTATGTATCGGGTTTCCATCTGGGATACCTATTACAAAGTAATTCAGAGCTGTAATATTCTCATTTCAAAATTGGATGAGGGAATTCCCGGGTTGTCTGCCGCAGATAAAGACCGCTATAAAGCCGAAGCTACTTTTATGCGTTGCCTGAGTTACTTCTGGATGGTACGTCTGTATGGCGATGTAGTTTATTATACCGATGCGTACTTTGCAAAGCAACTCCCACGTGAAGATATGGTTTCTGTCATTAGCAAAAGTATTGATGACTTAGAATCTGTTAAGGGTCTAATGCCATGGACGTTTGGAGAGGCATCACAGCGTGGGGCCCGGGCGAGCCGCGGAAGCATTATTGCACTGTTGATGCATATGAAGATGTGGAATGCCAATTTTGACTCAGCTAATGCAGCGAAGTATTACGAAAGTGTGGCAAGCCTTGGAAAGGAGCTACGCGCGAGTGGTGTGCATCATTTGTATAAGCTAACCCCAGAGGAGTGGGCGAAAGTTTCAAAAGGACGCACGGAAGAATCGCTATTTGAATTCTACCGAACAATCAATTATAATGATCAGAACAATGCCTATGCACCTTTGTGGGATCATTTTTTACGCTGGCCATATAAGTTTCCCCGCTA
The Sphingobacterium multivorum genome window above contains:
- a CDS encoding RagB/SusD family nutrient uptake outer membrane protein; this encodes MKTKRNIGRIAFVICLCTSVLVGCKKFLTVEPIDRLTGNNFYQSKEDVEANIARIYSQFFEKLNESWVIGAIGEARSGEIFPSPTSGSDRMILRDLGTNDMNAVYNNTLSGGRSSGYAMYRVSIWDTYYKVIQSCNILISKLDEGIPGLSAADKDRYKAEATFMRCLSYFWMVRLYGDVVYYTDAYFAKQLPREDMVSVISKSIDDLESVKGLMPWTFGEASQRGARASRGSIIALLMHMKMWNANFDSANAAKYYESVASLGKELRASGVHHLYKLTPEEWAKVSKGRTEESLFEFYRTINYNDQNNAYAPLWDHFLRWPYKFPRYNQQFSIAYYSSIFMYRIYPLNGPADKRKELWYEDMYANDGLFVLKKFAANVFASGNEDSNPDNTFMIFRYADALLLEAEALANLGGAREAEAITVLNIVRDRAEAPRYAGGGTDLKNFIFEERCRELIGEGVRYFDLIRTRRILNPQWTMNPMTIDQYNRRAWTWPLDASAKNFNSKIVLNDYWTGGN